AGATCCCAGCCGTCAAGGGGAGGGAGTAGGACTAACTTCACCCGATGAAAGTTTGACCTTGACAGTGGATTCAGATCGCAATGGTGTGGTTGTATTCACTGCCAATCCTGACGATAGCAGTGACATTAAAACAGCGCTTGCTATTGAGATGCAGACCTTGCCTGATGCGGTTAATCATGAAGGCTTTGGTGATATTGTTTTGCCAGCAAATGAAACAAAAACATATACTGTAACTTACCAAATTAAAAAAAGCGAGGATAAATAAAAATGGCTAAATTTTCAGATATTAAAGGTTTTGCCTTTGATTTAGATGGCGTTATTGCTGACACGGCGCGCTTTCATGGTGAAGCTTGGCATCAAACAGCTGATGAGGTTGGCACAACTTGGACACCAGAATTGGCTGAAGGTTTGAAGGGCATCAGTCGCATGGCTTCCTTGCAAATGATTTTGGATGCTGGGGATCATGCCGATGATTTTTCTCAAGCAGATAAAGAAGCATTAGCAGAAAAGAAAAATCATAATTATCAACAACTCATTTCAACATTGACGGAAGATGATGTTTTACCTGGCATGAAAGATTTCATTCAATCAGCTATGGCAGCCGGCTATAAAATGTCGGTAGCTTCAGCCTCTAAAAATGCACCAATGATTCTAGATCATTTGGGATTAACTGAGTATTTTGTTGACATTGTTGATCCCGCCACTTTGACAAAGGGAAAACCTGATCCTGAAATCTTCGTTCGTGCTGCGGAAGTCTTACATTTAGATCCAGAAAATGTCATTGGATTGGAAGATTCAGCTGCTGGAATTTCCTCAATCAATGGCGCAGGTGAAACATCACTAGCAGTTGGTATTTCAGATGTGTTGTCAGGAGCGGATCTGAATTTTGAGTCTACTTCAGAAGTGACATTAGCAAATGGTAGATTGCAAATTTAATCCGAATTTTTTGACAAATTGGTCAGCATGACCTGATAAGGTGTTTGCCAGTCAAGTATTTTAAGTGGTCTCTGATTAATTTCGAGTAAGGTGGTTTTCAAGCCTTGAGCACTAATGTGCTCAAAATAAGTCCCCTTAGGATAAAAATAGCGTAAGTTCCGATTAAATCGTTCATTACTGCCGCGCTCAGCTGGCGTATAAGCATGGCAGTAATAGGTCTTAATACCATATTGTGATTCAAGTGATACTAGCCCACTAAACTCAGTGCCACGGTCCACAGTAAAGCTGTGCACCGGACCATTAAAAGTGGTTAGGAACTTAGTTAGTGCTTCATTAACAGTCGCTGTCGTCCGATCTTTTAACCGGTATGCCCAAAGGAACCGTGATTTGCGATCGATTAAAGTTAATAAAACTGCCTTACTATGCCCACGAGGACCAACGACTGTATCTAGTTCAAAATCGCCGATGCGATTACGTTGATTAATCATCATGGGACGCTGTTCAATTGATCGCCCCAAAGATTGATTATATTTGGATCGTTGGTCAACGTTACGCCGTTGGCGTACGCCATGTTCAGGTAGATCATTCAAGGAGAAATCAATTCTCCCCTGATTTAGCCAATTATAAATAGATTTAGTAGCTAGTTTAAATTCGTGAGCAATCATTCCTGGTGACCAGCTTAGACGTAAATGGTTGAGAATTTTTTGCTTTAACTCATCGCTCAGCTTAGTTTTCCGACCACATCGTGATCGCTTGTATTCGGCATCTGTTTGTGCTAATTCAGCCTGATAAGGTTGACATCGAGATAATTCATAAGAAATTGTTGACGGTGATCGGTTCAGCCGAACGCCCATTTGGATATTGGACAGCCCTAGTTCACAAAAGGTTTCGATTTTAATTCGTTCGGAATAGGTTATACTAGACAAAAGATCAGCTCCTAAAAGATGGGTTTGTGGTAAACACCATTTTAAAGGAAGCTGATCTTTTTTGCCCGAACAGCGTTCGGATTAATTTTACAATCTACCAAATATTGAAGCTAAAATGCAATAGATAACTAAAAAGAGTGTCAGTACATAAAAACACTGACACTCTTTTGTTGTTTTAATTAACATTTGCCACCGTATTGCCCTGCTTGAGTGTGATATCGGTAAAAGTTACGGTATGCGTTGTTGTATGTGATCAACGAGAGCCGTAATAGCTAATTCATCCATCTGTGTAAATTTTTACTGCACAGGTGCTAAAATAGGACGTGCTAATTGGGTTAATTCTGTCCAATCGATGATCACAATTGATAGATTCTCAGAGACAGAAATGCCAACACCTTTTGCACCATTTAGTAATCGAATACTGCTGATGTCTGCTGAGCCAATTGCAGTCGTGAAAGGTTGGGGATTCCCAAATATTTTGGAAGCATACAAAACAGGTAGCGTCAAGAATCTTGTGTAAATGAAATGCCTTCGTACATATAATATGTATCTAACTTAAATAAATGATGCTTCCAAGGTGTCCTGGAGTCCTTTGAACCCTCGGTGGATCCGCTTCAGAGACTTCTCGTTATAAACATTAAACTGAGAAACCAGGAAGCGATCCAGTGAATCTTCCGTTGGAAATTGTTCTTTGTGGTGGGTGGTGCGCTTGAGATGCTTATTAAAGTTCTCAATCAGGTTAGTGGAGTATAGTGATTGCCGGATAGCTGGTGGAAAGTCCATGAAAGTGAGTAAATTCGGCATTTTAAGCAGATCTTTGATTAATTTGGGATAGGTCTGATGCCAGTTGTTGGCGAACTCATTCAGTTTCAGTTCGGCTGCTTCACGGTTGGCGGCCCGATGAACTTGTTTAAAGTCACTGATCACGGCCTTGCGGTCTTTTACGCGAACTTTGTTCATCAGATTCCGCCCAACATGAACCAGGCAACGTTGTCGTTTGGCTTTAGGGAAATGCCGATTCAAGCCTTCATCCAAACCAACTAACCCATCGGCCACAAACAACAGCACATCTTTAACGCCCTGCTTGATCAAGGTTCCCAGCAGTTCAGTCCAGATTCCAGTCGATTCCGTTGGCGCCACTTGGTAGTTCAGCACTTCTTTCGTACCATCTGGACGAATGCCAATCGCAATATGAACGGCTTCTTTTTGAACGGTATCCCGCTTTAACGGCAAGTAAGTGGGATCTAAGAAGATGGCCGCATATTGTGAAGCCAGTCGACGTTGCTGGAAAGCTTGAACCTGTTCATTGACGGCTTTAGTCATGTTGGAAACCGTGGCTTTGGAGTAGTGAGCACCGTACATTTTCTCAATGAGTTCGGCAATTTCAGCAGTGGTAATTCCCTTGGTATACAACTGAATGACCGTTGTTTCTAAATTATCACTGTGCCGACCGTAGGCTGGCAAGGTATGATTTTCAAACCGGCCATTGCGATCTCGAGGAATGGTTAAGTTAAGTTGGCCGTACTTCGTATCAAACGAGCGCTCATAACTGCCGTTGCGGTTATTACCAGTGTTAATCCCAGCGTATGAGTAGCGTTCGTAACCCAAAAACTCTGCCAATTCGGTTTGAAGCAGCTGGTTAATCGCAATTTCGAGGGGGTGACGAAAAACTTCGTCCAAATCTTGCTTTTGGGCTAGTGCAGCGATAATTTCTGTGGTAAGTTCATTCATGGGGAATGCCTCCTGTGATGTTTTCTGTGGTTACTAAATATCATAAGGGAAGGCATTCCCTATTTCTATACAATTCAGAAATCTTTTATGCATTTACACAAGATATTTTACGCTCTCCGACTAACTCGTTCTTGGCTTATTATTGGCTAAATTTACGGTTTTTCAGCGGGTTTAAACCAATTTAAGTATATCTTTATATGTTAACTGGCTAAAATGGCGAAGAAACCATTTTAGGGCTAAATCTCAGCATTACAAAAGGACCCAGGCCGATAATCATCGGTCTGGGTCCTTAACAAAAGCCATGACAAATTATGATTTAAACAACCCTTTAGTTAATTAATGGAACTGCATGCCGCCATCAACAATGATTGTCTGGCCGGTAATATAATTAGAATCTTTACCAGCCAGGAATGAGACGGCAGCGGCCACATCTTCGGGCTCTGATAACCGTTTCAAAGCAATATCTTTTGCGAATTGTTGCATGCCCCACTCATCGTCTTTACCGGCATTCTTACCAACTTGATGTGCAATATCAAACATCATCGGTGTCTTAACAATACCTGGTGCATAAGCATTGGCCGTAATACCTTCTTCAGCCAAATCACGAGCAAGCACTTGAGTGATCCCACGAACTGCAAATTTGGTTCCTGAATAAAGGGCCAGGTTAGGATTCCCAACAACACCGGCTTGTGAAGTTGCATTGATAATCTTACCGCCGTGTCCTAATTTCTTGAAGGCTTGATGAGCGGCCTGAGCACCCCAGAGAACGCCACCAACGTTAACGCCGTATACGAGTCGGAATTGATCCGGTGTAATGGTATCCAAAGGTGTGGTTGGTCCAAGGCCTGCATTATTGACAATCACGTCAAAGCCGCCCAATTTATCCACAGTTTCATTAACAGCAGAAAAGACAGAATCACGATCTGCAACATCTACCTTAGCGCCAATGGCCTGACTGCCATCCGGCGATAATTTAGCGGCTACCTTATTTGCATTATCGATATTCAAATCCGCAACTGCTACCTTAAAGCCATCTTCGTGTAACCGTGTTGCAATTGCTTCACCAATTCCTTGACCGCCGCCTGTAACCAACGCTACTTTTTCTGCCATAATAAGCGCCTCCATTTTCTTTTTTGTATCCGCTTACATTATACTTCGCAAGCAAATAATTCACAATAAGAAAAAGGCCTTTTTCATTGTGAATCACATGATATAGTCAGCAATGACTTTCCTTGCTCCAACTAGCTAATAATTTTAGCGATTGCTTTATTGCTGAGGTTGATAAAAAGGGTCTCCCTGGGGGTGGGTGGCCAAGTATTGCTCAAAGTTATTCTGAGTGATGGCGTCCAAATCTTTAACTGAGTTAGTTGTAATCGTCTTGACGGTCTTTAATTGTCGTGCGACTTGGCGATCAGCAGCCTCGGTTAACTTGTGAATCCCGGTAATGATCACTAAAACCGGTTTAACCTGGCCAGTCACTTCTACCCAAGCTAATTGACCAATCGCAAGATTCTTTTTCCCCATGGTTTTGTGATGGCGAACCCGCCATTGATAACTTTTAAGACTAAAATAATGATTCTTATTCACATGATGGCCGTTAATAACGGTTTCGATATGATGAGTTGATGCCATAAAATTCCTCCATTCTGTTAATAACCAACTTAGAGTTAATCAGCTAAGGCCTCCTAAAAAACTACGTAAAATATTTTTTGCTTTTTTATTTACCAAGATAAACTTAAGGAGGTAACTTCAATTAAGCTACTTTGCCGAAAATATTGTTAACGGATAAAGTCTCTTCTCAACGGAAGAGATTTTATTGATTAACCAAGCCGCTTATAATATACATCGTACACCTAAGTGTACAAAATTTATCTCGGTAAAATATGCGTAATTGGCCTGCTCATCACCCTATGGGCGGGCTTTTTGCGTATATTGATATCAAGTTGTTTAGCTAGGGCCTACCCTATTGTATTCAGCCGAAAGTTGGATTATCATTAGTTACATATAAGTGTTCCGGAGGCGTTCTGAAAATGTCAAAAATTGGTTACGCACGTGTTAGTACTCGTGAGCAAAATCTAGCCCGGCAAATTGAACAACTACAAGCAGCTGGAGTAACAAAACTTTTTCAAGAGAAACTTTCTGGAAAAAATGCTGCCCGCCCACAACTTCAAGCCATGCTGAATTATCTTCGTGACGATGATGAGGTAATTGTCTTAAGTTTAGATCGGTTAGGTAGAAATTCAGCCGATTTAACAGAAATTATGGAAGCCATTCGCCATAAGGGGGCCACCTTAAACATTTTAAATTTACCGAGCTTTAATAGTATTGAAGATCCTAACTTACGTAACTTGATTACCAATATCATTATTGAGCTTTATAAGTATATGGCCCAAGAAGAACGTGAGACAATCAAAGTAAGACAGCGACAAGGGATTGAAATTGCTAAACGGCAAGGAAAATATCATGGTAAGGTCCGTGAATATGGACCACATTCACCGAATCGACAGAAACGTTATATTTATAAAGAAGCCTGTCGTTTGCTAACGCGACGGGAACAGGGAGAAGAATTAACCAAACGTCAGATCGCGCGGATGTTGGGGATTGCCCCAGTTACCCTCTATCGGATCGAAAAGTATCGAGCGGAAGGCCAAATTAAAGCAGCTAATTGATAAAGAAGCTCGTAAAGATCCAGATAAGACAAAAGTTGCCAATTTTGCCCATCATGTGGCATACTCTGAAATTAAATGAAGGTGGTTTAACATGACTAAGCTCTGGTGTGCCAAGATCCAATTGACAACTAAACAGCGTACCTATCGCTTTTCTAATGATTTACAATTGGCCTTAAACCAAACGGCGCACCCCCAGCAAATTTTACAAGCATTGATTGTCGTTCCTTTGGCCCCCTACACTGATAAGCAACAACCACCGATGGGAGTTGGCAAGATTCAGAAGATTTATAAAATGGCTTGGTTTAAAACCAGAGGCCTGCCAATTACGCGAGGTCAATTGATGGGAGCAGCCTACTGGACCGAACGTCCGTATGTCCAAGTTACCAGATATTTGACTCATAATTATGTTTGGTGGAGTCAACAACAAATTAGCAAAGACATTACCTATTGGCAACGTCAATTTTATCATCAAACGGCTTATCACAGTCCCCTTTGGCAGAAAATTACCAATTGGCGGATTCGACGCCAATTAGGGCGAATTAAGCGGCAACGTTGGCAAAAGAATATTCAGTATTGGCATATTTAAAATAGTCTGGTTAAACTGGATGTAAGCTGATTCCTGAGACAACTTTTAAGAGAGGGTATAATGAATAAATCGTCTCTCAAAAGGAAGGAATTTTTACATGCCAACTCGTTACGACAAAGAATTCAAACAAAACATCATCAACCTATATAAACAAGGCGAATCAGCCGCCCAACTGGCCAGAGAATATGGCATTGGCTATTCAACCGTTCATAAGTGGATCCAGGGCTAAGCCAAAACTCAATCCGGTAAATCGCCAGACGAAATTAAAGCGATGGAAAAGCGGCTGGCTTCCCTGTCTGAGGAGAACGAAATCCTAAAAAAAGCCCTGGGCTTCCTTGCGCAGAAGTAACCAATATTTTTGATTACATTCACCAAGAAAGCCATCACCACCAGGTAACTAAGATGTGCCGAATCCTCGGTGTTTCCAGAGCTCAGTATTATCGTTATCGATCCCCAAAGCCTTCAAAACGCCGGGCCGAAGATGCGGACTTGAAACAACGGATTCTGCGGATCTTTGCGGAATTTAAGTAGCGATACGGCGTTATGAAGATCCACCATGAATTGAATCTGGAACTTCAACCACTGCAGCTTCGGTGCAGCCCAAGACGGATTTCCCGGCTCATGAAGGAACTGGATATCCACTCCGTTACCGTCAATAAATGGAAAGCGGCTTCGGCTTCCAAAACCAAGGTTGAACAGCGTCCCAACTTGCTTAAGCAGGATTTCTCGACCACTGGTTTAAATCAAAAATGGACCGCTGATATGACCTATATTCAAACGAAGCGTAATGGCTGGTGTTACTTATCAACCATCATGGATCTGCACTCAAGACGAATTATCGGCTATTCATTCTCAAAAAAGATGGATACTAATTTAGTCTTAAAGACCCTGGAAAGCGCGGTTAAAAATCGAACCATTACTGGGGACCTGATTATCCACACCGACTTAGGATCACAGTACACCAGCGATGATTACAACCAACGGTTAACAGAACTACATATCCGCCACTCTTACAGCCGTAAGGGGTGTCCATACAATAATGCACCAATGGAATCTTTTCATGCTTTCCTCAAAAAGGAATGTGTTTATCCAGTGCCGGTCTTTGAGAATTATGAAACTGCCGCTGCTGTCCTTTTTGAATATGTGCATGCTTTCTACAATAGGAAGAGAATTCATAGTTCACTGGGCTACCAGACCCCCTTACAAGTTGAAATCGCAACACTTACGAGCCAAATGGCCGCCTGATTTAATGCTTTCCATGGTTCAAATAAGTTATTAATCACGATTAATGATTTATTTGAGCTGTGGAAGGTAAACGCGGTTCTGAATGTCTCTTAAAACCTGTCTCAAATATTGACTTCAATCCATAGGATCGCTAATTTTACTTTGACTAATTAGAAACGGATCAAGTTATTGATAGCTACTGATCGGATCTCTTGATATTAACAAACAATGAACAGATAGATTGGATCGAAGTCACTGTAGATAACAATAGATCATAAATTTATCCTTCAAGGAAACCTAGCATATGTTATACAAGTAAATAATATTTACAAGTAAATTCAGTTTACTTGTAAATATTATTTACTTGTATAACATAAAGCACAAAAAAAGTATCGGTTGTGCTGGCTAAATTTACTGCTCTCGCTCTTTTTCAAGTAGAGTATTATACATATCTTTTTGTCGATTATTCATGGACGTTTCAGTGTATGTCTGAATTAAACGGTTAAGAAGAGAATCGAAAGTTTTCTTTTCATGGGCCTCCTCTGGTGGAAGAAAATACGACAAAACACGTAGTTTCTCAACGCTTTCTTTAGAAACACGTTGTACTGTCATAGCTTTTTTTTTCTTTTTGTCGGGTTGCTTTGATTGAGTCTGCATACCAGTAATTGGCCCAAAACTGTTTTGCCCTTTAATATTAACAGCCTTACTTTTAAGAGAAGATTGAGGATGCTCGAGTACCGGCTTAATTTGTGGCAATTTTTTCTTTTGACTATCGTCCATTTTTTAACCTTCTTCCTCTTGTAGTGCTAATTTATGAAGATCAATTTCGTCTAAAACATTTTCGAATACTTTATGTGCACGTTGATCCCACTGATCGTTCTGACCAGTATAAATTTTACCCATTGATATACCTTCAGCATCATATGCTTTAAGTCGTTCTTGATAAGTAACTATTGTATTCAAGACGTTATTCCCAAACTCTTGGCGTGCATCTGAAAGTACTTTCTTATCAACACGCCCACCAGCACGTAACATGCACGGCAGTATTCCAACAATGTCCAATTCGGCTCCGTAATTATCAATCAGATATTGCATGTAGTTAATGTAAGTTTTTGCACCATCAAAGCTCAGTTCCTGCGTTTGTAAAATTATAATACAGTAGTCTGATGCCATCATTGCATTATCCGAAAAATCGCTAATGGTTGGTGGCACATCTAGGTAGATGGCTTCATATTGTTCTCGCAATGGTTTTAACAATTGTCTCAGATATGTAACCTGTCTTTTATCATCGTCAGGAAAAGACTGTAATAACATTTTGGGTAAACGACTAAATTGTGTATTAGACGCAATTAAATCAAGATTAGGAATAATCGGAGTGATCTGATTAGTAAGATCACCGTTCGTAAAACCATCGGTAATATTCTTGCTAATATCTGTTATATTACCTGTTTTCGCTAATATACTGGTAGCATTGGCCTGTGGGTCCAAATCAACCACTAAAGTTCTCCTGTGTTTGTTTACCGCTGATATATAGGAAAGCATAGTCACGGTTTTCGTCTTACCAACGCCGCCCTTAAAATTCCCTACAACAAATACGTCTGCACTCATACAATCATCTCCTTAGCAAGAGTATACATTTTCGAAGTTGTGTTTTCAACTGTATACAAAAAAATATTTTGGCCAATTACAACTTTTTCAAAGGAAAGTTTATATTTATTTACATGTAAATAAAATTTACTTGTAAATAAAGTTTACTTGTAAATATTATTTACGATATATGGAAAAGCTATATAGTAGCGGATATAGGCAGTCATCCATTTACAAGTAAATAAAATTTACATGTAAATAAAGTTTACTTGTAAATATTATTTACTTGTTATACAAGTGAACTTTTGCGAATGTTTATAGACACCAATAACGCTTAATTTAGGCTTTACACACCAACTGGCGTCAGGTACAATATGCTTGTAAATAAAAAAAGGGAACGCAAAGTTGCGAACCCATAAAAATAAAGATAAAAAAAGAGAACGTTGCGTGCATGGTATTGCCTTACCATTCATGCAGCCACACAAGAACCTTCCCTTCTTGCACGACCTTTTTAACGTTCAGTCAAAAATATTGAGAATACTTTTCGTATTGTTTTGTGGGTGTTAGACACACCCGGCATTTCAACAACAAAAGTATACCATATTTTGATGACGATTTCTATACATACCCCTTAGGAATCCCGATTTAATCATGATCCATGATGATTAATCAGTTAAAAAAGAGCTGCAAGGAAAGTAACCTTGTCGCTCTTTTTTGATAGGAGATCTTAATCATGCATACCATCAAGGGAACTAAACAATTTATTCGCCAATTTAACTTTTTTGAAAAAAAGGGCTTTAACCCAACCAAGTGCTCCATCATCAATCATTTATATGATCGCATGGAATCGTCCATTAAACGGCCCCTCGATTATTTTGACAAAGATAAAAAAGCGTTTTTTATCATCTACTCCAATGAGCAGATGGCTCGGGATATCAACGTTTCTGTCCGGACAGTCGCTAACTACATGGCCGAATTAGCCGATGAACAGTGGATTACTCGCTACAACACGCCAACCAATTCTACTTACCGCATTTTCATTCCACGGTTTGCCACAGCAAGTTCCCCATTCTGGTACACCCCTAGAAAATTTTGCTGGGGGGGCTGGAAAAAATTTCTACCAAATCAGACTTTTAATCATACTTTGACATATAAAACAATTAATACAGATAATACACAAAATGGACTAAATAGCGCGATTTTCACAAGCTCACCAAAGTCAGGACCCCAAACCGTAGCTAACACTCCGCAACCAGGGGAAACTAACGGCCAGCCAACTTCAAAACAACCGAAAACCAGCCAGCAACCAGTGCTTAACGATATGGCAATCAATATCATTGCCGATCAACTCATCCACCAGGGGGGATTACCAGAACAAGCCGTCTCGATTATGAAGGCCCTCTCCTTTGGCAATGCTGATAAACTATACAATTACGGCGGCCTAATCTATAAAGCTAAAAAAGCCGTCTACAAGAATCATCGTGAAGTGAAGGATATTGGCCTCGCTTTGTCACTCGAACAAAACACCGACATGCGCGACAGTCTAGCTGAAAACTTGCGCCGCATTCTATTCACCGCCAACAAAAAAACGGCTAATCCGGTCGGGGTTGAGAAGTACATCATGGTTTCCCTGAAAAACTATTTTGAAGAATGCGGTGATAAATTCCTTCAGGAATTGCATTATGACCCAGCAAACTATCCTGAAAATTCTAATACTCCTGCCTATGCCTAATAACCAAGATCAGCTCTAATTAGGCTTAGTTGGTATGCCCTAAAACCCAGTAAATTTGTTGTCGCCTTTATGCTGGATGATGCGTTTAAAGCTGTTAGTTATCGCACAATGGGGGGTAAAAGCGCACCCTTGTCTAATAGCGGTTGTCGGCGCATCTTCACATGGCCTAGTAAACACGGGAAACTGGACTTGAGGATTTGTGTCAAAACCATAACTTTGGAGTCTACCTTTACGGCACATTTGGGCATTATTGTTTGAGAAAATGGTCGTTAGGTGATCGCTAATAGCTTTGCGCTTGTTGCCCTCGATGCCAAACCAAATAGATTTAGTTTTAGAAGCTGTCCAAGATCTATGATTTTTGATATACTTCTATGTAAAAAGCGAGTTTAAGCTATGAAAAATTATCCCAGCAATATTACTCGGCAACAATTTGAATTAATTCGACCAGCTTTAGAAAATTTTCGTAAGCGAACTAAGCCTCGAAAATATGACCTCTACGAGGTCTTCTGTGCGGTCCTATATGTCTTGAAAACCGGTTGCCAATGGCGTCAAGTCCCCGGTGATTTCCCAGAATGGCGGTCAGTTTACAACTATTACAAAATTTGGTCAACTAAAGCTGAGCCTACGGCTGATTCTTTATTGGAACAAGTTTTAAAAAAATTGTCATTGCTCGGCGAACTTACCAAGGACGTTCAGCTTTAACTTCCTTTATTATCGTTGACGCTCAGAGCGTCAAAAACACCGCTACTGCTGAAAACAAAGGTTACGACGCTGGTAAGAAAATCTCGGGGATTAAGCGCCATCTGGCAGTTGACATCAATGGCTTTCCGCAGGCCATTCACATGACGCGAGCGAACGTCTCTGATCGAGACGGGGCCAGTGCCATGATCGCTTTACATGCCATGCATTTACGCCAGGTTCAAAATGTCTTAGTTGATGGTGGTTATTCAGGCGTTAATTTTCAGCTCGATGTAGCCAGTAATTTAAACGCAACCGTGCAGGTTGCGAAGCGCAATGAGTTGCATCGATTCGAAGTCATGCCCCAACGTTGGGTAGTCGAACGATCTTTTAGTTGGCTAGAGAATTGTCGGCGACTTTGGAAAAATTGTGAGCGTCAATTAACCACCAGTCTGCAAATGGTCGTTTTAGCGTTTTTAGCACTATTACTTAAGAGATTTTAGACAGCTTCTAAAAGTTGTCTCAGGAATCAGCTTACATCCATTAGGTAGTGAAGACTTTTTTGAACCACCTTTAATTAACGAAAAACAAGAACAATCCTTTTTACAAAAAATCTTGGCTGATCCACGAACGACGATTACTGATAAAGCATTGACTGTCATGTATCATAATATGCGCCAACAAATCTTTTGGGACGGGAACAAAAGGA
This genomic window from Lentilactobacillus buchneri contains:
- the pgmB gene encoding beta-phosphoglucomutase: MAKFSDIKGFAFDLDGVIADTARFHGEAWHQTADEVGTTWTPELAEGLKGISRMASLQMILDAGDHADDFSQADKEALAEKKNHNYQQLISTLTEDDVLPGMKDFIQSAMAAGYKMSVASASKNAPMILDHLGLTEYFVDIVDPATLTKGKPDPEIFVRAAEVLHLDPENVIGLEDSAAGISSINGAGETSLAVGISDVLSGADLNFESTSEVTLANGRLQI
- a CDS encoding IS30-like element ISLpl1 family transposase; the encoded protein is MSSITYSERIKIETFCELGLSNIQMGVRLNRSPSTISYELSRCQPYQAELAQTDAEYKRSRCGRKTKLSDELKQKILNHLRLSWSPGMIAHEFKLATKSIYNWLNQGRIDFSLNDLPEHGVRQRRNVDQRSKYNQSLGRSIEQRPMMINQRNRIGDFELDTVVGPRGHSKAVLLTLIDRKSRFLWAYRLKDRTTATVNEALTKFLTTFNGPVHSFTVDRGTEFSGLVSLESQYGIKTYYCHAYTPAERGSNERFNRNLRYFYPKGTYFEHISAQGLKTTLLEINQRPLKILDWQTPYQVMLTNLSKNSD
- a CDS encoding IS256 family transposase, with protein sequence MNELTTEIIAALAQKQDLDEVFRHPLEIAINQLLQTELAEFLGYERYSYAGINTGNNRNGSYERSFDTKYGQLNLTIPRDRNGRFENHTLPAYGRHSDNLETTVIQLYTKGITTAEIAELIEKMYGAHYSKATVSNMTKAVNEQVQAFQQRRLASQYAAIFLDPTYLPLKRDTVQKEAVHIAIGIRPDGTKEVLNYQVAPTESTGIWTELLGTLIKQGVKDVLLFVADGLVGLDEGLNRHFPKAKRQRCLVHVGRNLMNKVRVKDRKAVISDFKQVHRAANREAAELKLNEFANNWHQTYPKLIKDLLKMPNLLTFMDFPPAIRQSLYSTNLIENFNKHLKRTTHHKEQFPTEDSLDRFLVSQFNVYNEKSLKRIHRGFKGLQDTLEASFI
- a CDS encoding (S)-acetoin forming diacetyl reductase, whose protein sequence is MAEKVALVTGGGQGIGEAIATRLHEDGFKVAVADLNIDNANKVAAKLSPDGSQAIGAKVDVADRDSVFSAVNETVDKLGGFDVIVNNAGLGPTTPLDTITPDQFRLVYGVNVGGVLWGAQAAHQAFKKLGHGGKIINATSQAGVVGNPNLALYSGTKFAVRGITQVLARDLAEEGITANAYAPGIVKTPMMFDIAHQVGKNAGKDDEWGMQQFAKDIALKRLSEPEDVAAAVSFLAGKDSNYITGQTIIVDGGMQFH
- a CDS encoding DUF5839 family protein: MASTHHIETVINGHHVNKNHYFSLKSYQWRVRHHKTMGKKNLAIGQLAWVEVTGQVKPVLVIITGIHKLTEAADRQVARQLKTVKTITTNSVKDLDAITQNNFEQYLATHPQGDPFYQPQQ
- a CDS encoding recombinase family protein — protein: MSKIGYARVSTREQNLARQIEQLQAAGVTKLFQEKLSGKNAARPQLQAMLNYLRDDDEVIVLSLDRLGRNSADLTEIMEAIRHKGATLNILNLPSFNSIEDPNLRNLITNIIIELYKYMAQEERETIKVRQRQGIEIAKRQGKYHGKVREYGPHSPNRQKRYIYKEACRLLTRREQGEELTKRQIARMLGIAPVTLYRIEKYRAEGQIKAAN
- a CDS encoding DUF7679 family protein, with product MTKLWCAKIQLTTKQRTYRFSNDLQLALNQTAHPQQILQALIVVPLAPYTDKQQPPMGVGKIQKIYKMAWFKTRGLPITRGQLMGAAYWTERPYVQVTRYLTHNYVWWSQQQISKDITYWQRQFYHQTAYHSPLWQKITNWRIRRQLGRIKRQRWQKNIQYWHI
- a CDS encoding helix-turn-helix domain-containing protein, with protein sequence MPTRYDKEFKQNIINLYKQGESAAQLAREYGIGYSTVHKWIQG
- a CDS encoding IS3 family transposase; the protein is MKIHHELNLELQPLQLRCSPRRISRLMKELDIHSVTVNKWKAASASKTKVEQRPNLLKQDFSTTGLNQKWTADMTYIQTKRNGWCYLSTIMDLHSRRIIGYSFSKKMDTNLVLKTLESAVKNRTITGDLIIHTDLGSQYTSDDYNQRLTELHIRHSYSRKGCPYNNAPMESFHAFLKKECVYPVPVFENYETAAAVLFEYVHAFYNRKRIHSSLGYQTPLQVEIATLTSQMAA
- a CDS encoding ParA family protein translates to MSADVFVVGNFKGGVGKTKTVTMLSYISAVNKHRRTLVVDLDPQANATSILAKTGNITDISKNITDGFTNGDLTNQITPIIPNLDLIASNTQFSRLPKMLLQSFPDDDKRQVTYLRQLLKPLREQYEAIYLDVPPTISDFSDNAMMASDYCIIILQTQELSFDGAKTYINYMQYLIDNYGAELDIVGILPCMLRAGGRVDKKVLSDARQEFGNNVLNTIVTYQERLKAYDAEGISMGKIYTGQNDQWDQRAHKVFENVLDEIDLHKLALQEEEG
- a CDS encoding IS5 family transposase (programmed frameshift) — encoded protein: MKNYPSNITRQQFELIRPALENFRKRTKPRKYDLYEVFCAVLYVLKTGCQWRQVPGDFPEWRSVYNYYKIWSTKAEPTADSLLEQVFKKIVIARRTYQGRSALTSFIIVDAQSVKNTATAENKGYDAGKKISGIKRHLAVDINGFPQAIHMTRANVSDRDGASAMIALHAMHLRQVQNVLVDGGYSGVNFQLDVASNLNATVQVAKRNELHRFEVMPQRWVVERSFSWLENCRRLWKNCERQLTTSLQMVVLAFLALLLKRF